One Maribacter cobaltidurans genomic window carries:
- a CDS encoding GIY-YIG nuclease family protein: MKIYFVYILECSDGTYYTGITSDLEKRLESHQSGKHKDSYTSSRLPVNLAYFCEFTEATMAIQTEKQIKKWSKAKKKALILGAFENLPNLAKKKFI; encoded by the coding sequence GTGAAAATATACTTTGTTTACATTCTTGAGTGTTCCGATGGGACTTATTATACGGGAATTACATCCGATTTAGAAAAACGTTTGGAATCACACCAAAGTGGAAAACACAAGGATAGTTACACATCTTCAAGACTACCTGTCAATCTAGCTTATTTTTGTGAATTTACGGAAGCCACAATGGCCATTCAGACGGAAAAACAGATTAAAAAATGGTCCAAAGCCAAAAAGAAGGCTTTAATCCTTGGTGCGTTTGAAAACCTACCGAACCTTGCCAAGAAAAAATTCATATAA
- a CDS encoding AGE family epimerase/isomerase, producing the protein MISKYALFLRSSYGFLIVPFSLLCFSCKEIPSENKDPKKELLIALEASLDTLSNVWYPRTIDSTHGGFWSDFDYKWDKVGNQNKMLVSQARHVWTASTLALYYNDPKYQQIAKHGYHFLRDHMWDSQHGGFHTLLGLEGDSLKLLSTGKSAYGNSFAIYGLATYYKVSKDTTALNLAKKTFHWLEEHAHDPEYGGYFDVLQMDGSWMLDVTENDRNYDNFIRKDWKDQNSSIHLLESFTALYEVWPDALVKERLEELLVLIRDTITTKKGYLTLHLRRDWTPVSFKDSTESVRKENFFLDHVSFGHDVETAFLLLEASHVLGKKNDTLTMKKTKVMVDHALDWGWDNSKGGFYEGGYYWDETKARTIEDSRKVWWTQAECLNTLLLMSKLYPEEPRYSELFEKQWRYINTYLIDHTHNGWFDAGLDTSPEAEKRAKAQIWKVNYHNVRSLMNVIKMMKGEFELTHSYQ; encoded by the coding sequence ATGATTTCAAAATACGCTTTATTTCTACGTAGTTCCTATGGATTTCTGATTGTACCCTTTTCATTGCTATGCTTTTCCTGCAAAGAAATTCCTAGTGAGAACAAAGACCCTAAAAAAGAACTCCTTATAGCATTGGAAGCTTCATTAGATACCCTTTCCAACGTTTGGTATCCAAGAACCATTGATAGTACCCACGGTGGTTTCTGGTCGGACTTTGATTATAAATGGGATAAGGTTGGAAATCAAAACAAAATGTTGGTGAGTCAGGCACGGCATGTTTGGACCGCCTCCACCTTGGCCCTGTATTACAATGACCCCAAATATCAGCAAATCGCCAAACACGGATATCATTTCTTAAGAGATCATATGTGGGATTCCCAGCACGGTGGTTTCCATACCCTGTTAGGTTTAGAAGGGGATTCCTTAAAACTGCTGTCCACAGGGAAAAGCGCCTATGGGAATTCATTCGCTATTTACGGACTGGCCACATATTACAAGGTCTCAAAGGATACAACAGCTTTGAATTTGGCCAAAAAAACGTTCCATTGGTTGGAGGAACATGCCCATGATCCAGAATATGGAGGCTATTTTGATGTGTTGCAAATGGATGGTTCCTGGATGTTGGATGTTACCGAAAATGACCGTAACTATGACAATTTTATCCGGAAGGACTGGAAGGATCAGAACTCGTCCATACACCTGTTGGAGAGTTTTACAGCATTATATGAGGTATGGCCCGATGCCTTGGTAAAAGAACGGCTGGAGGAACTTTTGGTGTTAATACGGGATACCATCACCACGAAAAAAGGGTACTTAACCCTGCACTTGCGAAGGGATTGGACACCCGTTTCCTTTAAAGATTCTACGGAAAGTGTCCGCAAAGAAAACTTCTTCTTGGACCATGTCTCCTTCGGTCATGATGTGGAAACTGCCTTTTTACTCTTGGAAGCCTCCCACGTGCTGGGCAAGAAAAACGATACGCTTACCATGAAGAAGACAAAAGTCATGGTAGACCATGCCTTGGATTGGGGCTGGGACAATTCAAAAGGTGGGTTTTACGAAGGGGGTTACTATTGGGACGAAACCAAAGCTAGAACTATAGAGGATAGTCGGAAGGTATGGTGGACGCAGGCAGAATGTCTGAACACGCTTTTGCTCATGTCCAAACTATATCCTGAAGAACCTCGTTATTCCGAGTTGTTTGAGAAACAGTGGCGCTATATTAACACATATCTCATAGACCATACTCATAACGGTTGGTTTGACGCCGGTTTGGATACGAGTCCGGAAGCGGAAAAAAGGGCGAAGGCCCAGATTTGGAAGGTAAACTATCACAATGTCAGGTCGTTGATGAACGTCATAAAAATGATGAAGGGCGAATTTGAATTGACCCATTCCTACCAATAA
- a CDS encoding 2Fe-2S iron-sulfur cluster-binding protein: MIMASYSLNINGTSHEVNVAQGTSLLWVLREHLGLTGTKYSCGKTKVAYSSFSNSKAPFL, encoded by the coding sequence ATGATTATGGCTAGCTATTCACTGAATATCAACGGAACCTCACATGAGGTCAATGTGGCCCAAGGCACCTCTTTACTTTGGGTATTACGGGAACACTTGGGACTTACAGGCACCAAATATAGTTGCGGCAAGACCAAGGTGGCATATTCCTCATTTTCAAACTCAAAAGCTCCCTTTTTATAG
- a CDS encoding SH3 domain-containing protein gives MKAKQILSILTILTICLFTNAQEKPLCIYDECGFEPGQNVYLFGDQVQLREAPTLKSKVLKRLPIGTRLVVREKHENSWPYKGVEHHFYKVAYNNMEGYVLGGLIALEKKTINTIVHLFGYSRTGDEDYLLIRSLKDDGSFTEKSTRLANGQFYLSALGSKGLPNIEGILFVDYLAEACGVEGGGIYLFQQEGALHQVARLSQVSDAGVYYFWEEFIFPDDQYGVPGKIRYKKEMGENLDEESHWKKTSKESKILVWNNLNLELAQR, from the coding sequence ATGAAAGCAAAACAGATATTGTCCATCCTTACCATACTAACCATCTGTTTGTTTACCAACGCCCAAGAAAAACCACTTTGCATTTATGATGAATGTGGTTTTGAACCCGGGCAAAACGTGTACCTTTTTGGCGACCAGGTACAGCTCAGGGAAGCCCCCACACTAAAGTCCAAGGTTTTGAAACGGTTGCCTATCGGTACGCGATTGGTAGTCCGGGAAAAACATGAAAATTCTTGGCCCTATAAAGGGGTGGAACACCACTTTTACAAAGTAGCCTATAATAACATGGAAGGTTATGTGCTAGGCGGACTCATTGCCCTGGAAAAAAAGACAATCAATACTATAGTGCATCTCTTTGGCTACAGCAGAACGGGTGATGAGGATTATCTCTTGATACGTTCCCTGAAGGACGATGGCAGTTTTACCGAAAAATCGACCCGGTTGGCCAATGGCCAGTTCTATTTAAGTGCTTTGGGAAGCAAGGGGCTACCGAATATTGAGGGAATCCTTTTTGTGGATTATCTGGCCGAAGCCTGCGGGGTCGAGGGAGGCGGCATTTACCTTTTTCAACAAGAAGGCGCTCTGCACCAAGTTGCCCGACTTTCGCAAGTTTCCGATGCAGGAGTATATTATTTTTGGGAGGAGTTCATCTTCCCCGATGACCAATATGGTGTGCCCGGAAAAATCCGTTATAAAAAGGAAATGGGCGAAAACCTGGATGAAGAATCCCATTGGAAAAAGACTAGCAAAGAGAGCAAAATACTGGTTTGGAACAATCTTAATCTGGAGCTGGCGCAGCGATAA
- a CDS encoding mechanosensitive ion channel family protein, whose translation MENETSRILYNYLLKTGISETVAAYLNLIILMAVLLVVAWFVDWVIWKILRALSIRIARQSKTNFDNFLVANRVPRYMAHMAPLFLLFKMAPVAFIDFDFARGIAMKTLQVLLVLLSLAVIKRVFRSINDYLKTKPRFRDKPLDSYIQVFMIFGWFVGILAILAIITNVQVWKFFTALGAGSAIILLIFKDSILGLVASIQVSANDMVRIGDWITFDKYGADGDVIEINLATVKVQNFDKTITTIPTYALISDSFKNWRGMQESGGRRIKRALIISQKSIRFLSDKDVETLKKIQLIQPYLADRNEKIRAFNIENGRNKELSINGRNLTNIGVFRKYITDYLENHSAVNKGMTLMVRQLAPTPQGIPLEIYAFSADKRWENYEYVMADIFDHLLAALPFFDLKVFEFPLNLTQEP comes from the coding sequence ATGGAAAATGAAACATCCAGAATACTCTACAACTACCTGTTGAAGACCGGTATCAGCGAAACAGTTGCCGCCTATCTGAACCTGATTATCCTCATGGCCGTCCTTCTCGTTGTTGCGTGGTTCGTTGATTGGGTCATTTGGAAGATATTACGTGCGCTTTCCATTAGGATAGCAAGACAATCCAAAACCAACTTTGATAATTTTTTGGTAGCGAACAGGGTTCCCAGGTATATGGCCCATATGGCTCCGTTGTTCCTCTTGTTTAAAATGGCACCTGTCGCTTTTATTGATTTTGATTTCGCCCGGGGCATTGCCATGAAGACCTTGCAGGTGCTTTTGGTACTCTTGTCGTTGGCCGTCATAAAACGGGTCTTTAGAAGTATCAATGATTACCTCAAGACCAAACCTCGTTTTAGGGACAAGCCACTCGATAGTTACATACAGGTATTTATGATCTTCGGCTGGTTTGTGGGGATTTTGGCCATTTTAGCCATAATAACCAATGTCCAGGTTTGGAAATTCTTTACCGCCTTGGGTGCCGGATCTGCCATAATATTATTGATTTTCAAGGATTCCATTTTGGGACTTGTAGCAAGCATACAGGTAAGCGCAAATGATATGGTGCGCATAGGTGATTGGATCACCTTTGATAAATATGGGGCGGACGGGGATGTGATAGAGATCAACCTCGCCACGGTCAAGGTGCAGAATTTTGATAAGACGATTACAACCATACCTACGTACGCCTTGATATCGGACTCCTTCAAAAATTGGAGAGGCATGCAGGAATCGGGTGGAAGGCGCATCAAAAGGGCCTTGATCATCAGTCAAAAAAGTATTCGTTTCCTCTCTGATAAAGATGTGGAAACCCTAAAAAAAATCCAATTGATTCAGCCCTACTTGGCGGACAGGAATGAAAAAATAAGGGCCTTCAATATTGAAAATGGCCGGAACAAGGAACTGTCCATCAATGGAAGGAACCTCACTAACATTGGTGTCTTTCGCAAGTATATTACGGACTATTTGGAAAACCACTCTGCCGTGAATAAGGGCATGACCCTGATGGTTAGACAACTGGCTCCTACCCCGCAAGGTATTCCTTTGGAAATCTATGCCTTTAGTGCGGACAAACGCTGGGAAAATTATGAATACGTCATGGCCGATATCTTTGACCACCTGTTGGCGGCCCTTCCCTTTTTTGATCTAAAAGTATTTGAATTTCCTTTGAACCTGACCCAGGAACCCTGA